A single genomic interval of Mustelus asterias chromosome 13, sMusAst1.hap1.1, whole genome shotgun sequence harbors:
- the arl6ip4 gene encoding ADP-ribosylation factor-like protein 6-interacting protein 4: MGRSDSREDLQSRSEVKNKEKKKKRKRCHSESPSASHKHSQSSAPRKDEGITQKNKVKRKRGSSSSSSSSSSSSSSHPSSGEEKRKKRSRGSKKQRDKDRKRKRKKEKKKLKKLKMKMKMKSEAPLEVRIPAEQVTGSLEEQQTEIAITEEQRARIQAMRPMTREEWDARQSVIRRVVDPETGRSRIIKGDGEVLEEIVSRDRHKEINKLATVGDGFTFQVKMGLNQR, translated from the exons ATGGGTCGCAGTGATTCGAGAGAAGATTTGCAAAGCAGGAGTGAAGtaaaaaacaaagagaaaaagaaaaaaaggaaGCGGTGCCACAGCGAAAGTCCATCAGCTTCTCATAAACATTCCCAAAGCTCAGCGCCACGCAAGGACGAGGGAATAACACAAAAGAATAAAGTTAAAAGGAAGCGAGGTTCGTCCTCTTCATCCTCCTCATCCagttcctcctcttcctcacatCCATCATCGGGGGAAGAAAAGCGTAAAAAAAGGAGTCGCGGTTCAAAAAAacagagagacaaagatagaaagagaaaaaggaaaaagGAGAAAAAGAAACTCAAGAAGCTGAAGATGAAAATGAAGATGAAGAGTGAGGCGCCCCTGGAGGTGAGGATTCCAGCTGAGCAAGTGACTGGGAGTCTGGAAGAGCAACAGACGGAGATAG CCATTACAGAGGAACAGAGAGCTCGAATTCAGGCCATGCGACCAATGACAAGAGAGGAGTGGGACGCCAGGCAAAGTGTCATCCGGCGAGTGGTCGATCCAGAGACTGGCAGGTCAAG GATTATTAAAGGCGATGGAGAAGTTCTGGAAGAAATTGTTAGTAGAGACCGACACAAAGAAATAAATAAG CTTGCTACGGTGGGCGATGGATTCACTTTCCAAGTGAAAATGGGCCTAAATCAAAGGTGA